One Anguilla rostrata isolate EN2019 chromosome 15, ASM1855537v3, whole genome shotgun sequence genomic window, gtgtttgtgtgcgtgtgagtgtgtggttgcaTATGTTTAGGataaatttcatttcatataatcttcattttttcactgtttcGTTGAAAATGGGAGTGCGGTGTGCTGGGTGAACGGCCGGTGGAAATCTTGAGCCGAGCTACGCCGCCGACGTTCGGTCAGAGATGTGGTTGCAGTCgggggggggtcaaaggtcattatTGCTGGGAGAGCAGGGCGCTCCGGttggctttcattttctctAGTCGTTTGACCAGGTGGCTGTTGCTGGCCTCCAGCTCGTCGAGCTTGTCAAGCGCTGACCGCAGCTGTGCCCGGGAAAAAAAGGGTAGACTGGCGTGAGAAAATcaaatccaatccaatccaatcaaatcaaatgtatttgtatagccCACTTTACAAATATTTGTCACGATACACTTTGCAATGGACACATAAGCTAGCCtatggtggtggtggagaaGAAAAACTCCCCAGGTGGGACCAAAGGACCAGCCAAAAATGGGAGAAAAGTAAAGAAAGGAATCCTGTGCCTCTGTGGGATGTTTGCCTacctctctctgcagcctgcGCTTCTCAGCTTTCAGCTCGTCCTCAACTTTCTCCGCGTTCTCAGAGGCAGACTTGTAGCGTGTCACTTGACCTTCCAACCGTATAACCTGCAGTGACAAGAAGAGAAGGCAGTCCAGTGTGAACTTAGCGGCAGATGCAGTGTAACTTAAATTCAATCATCCTGAACTCTGTACTTACGTTCTGCTCCAAAGCTGTCACCTCCTGCTCTGATTTGACAAGTTTAAACTTGAGGTCACTAATTTGCCTGTTAGCATCTCCTGTGAAGGGGGAAATGTTGGATGTTAGATACAAAAAGGCTGTGCAATACGTTAGTCTTTTAAGTACCTCTTCAACTGAATAGCCCCTTTTAAAGAAAGCAAAGTCTGATAATGAGGTGTGCATCTTTTGATTAAATATACTACAATACAAGTTCCTCTCCATTCCAATCAATAGATATTTATTGTCTTCCAGGGGTGATTTGGTGGCAGCAAAGAAAACGACAGatacacaaagatacacagGACACAACAGACATGGGGAGGGATTTCATGGCCATGAGCATTTCTGATTGTAACTTATATACAGTATCTGCAGCACAGGCCCAGGCGCACGTTAGCGTGGCTTACTTTGGACATCCAGGATGAGTGGGTCGGTGCCGTTCTCCAGGACCTCGCCCTCGGGGCTGGCGCCCTCCTGCGTGCCattcttctgcttctgctccagctgagCCTTCAGCCTCTTCACCTGTGCGGGGCAGACGGGTGGGTCCCCCCCGATTCAGCTCGGGCCACTGCTCCGACCTCAGCCCAAATCACGGTTTAACCAAGGCCCCCGCTCTGACCGTTCAACGGCCCATCGCAGATCAGCTGACTGCTCGGTTTGACAGGTCAGCTGAGCTGCCTGACAGCTCAACACAGCTGTACACTCTGCTATAGGTCCTCCAGGTGCTCAGGATTTTGAGCTTAAAGCAAGATAAATCACAGAAATGTGTGAAGCACAGCTGCGACAGCCAGGCTTACCTGTTCCATCAAAGTCTCCCTCTCATCCACCAGCTTTCTCAGGCGAATCTCTGCAAGAGAAACATTGAAGATGAAATGGCGGTTTGGGATATAAGGCATGAATCAGAACTTATAATATAAGACTCTGGTCTTACAGAAAGATTAGTACAAAGGCTTGGTAGGGTAAGATTTTGTCAATGGTACAACTTTTTGGTGCAGCAAAGGGttatgctgttttgtttgtaatattacatttaaggTAATATTACTTACTGTAGCAAACAGACAATAGAAACTTTGGCCattgaattatttcatttacaaatttAAGGTCCAAGATAGAATGAAAACTCTTTTCCAGAGCTTTGTCTTCATCAAAACATTGAAATACAAACCACTCATCATTCTttgctgagaaaaaaacagtccattATGATCAaagcataaatgtaaaaaagtcaAATGTTAACATACCAGGGAGAGGAGCCAGAATGGTGGGTAAGGGGCTGGGTCAGGGTAGGAGGGGTTTATGTCACATGAGGCATGCAAATGAGCTGATATCCTCTACTGTAGGTTAGCATGCAGACTGTGGAGTGAAGACACAACTACAAAAACCCAATTGTTGTGCTGCTGACATCACACTCGCTTACTCgcttaccctctctctctctctcacacacacacacacacacacacacacacacacacacacacacacacacaaagaatggAATTCTCTCTTAATACTTATTTCTCCATGGCTGTAAGATTAGactgatacattttttgatacaaaaaataaacattagcaCATACCTTAATTTATCTGAGCAAAAAGCTAGGTAAAGTGTAATCAGTAGCTGTTCATTATAAGctgtaaattattaaattttaaatgctgtaaCTGCTACAAAATTCCAAAGGAGTAATATCTTTTTTATATCaaaatttaaatcattttaatttgagcATACATAAATGCTGTAGCAGTCATTTCATATGGTGATGCAAGCTTTCAATTTgacatgcattaaaaatattaaattacaatCAACAAAACATCATGTATTGCATCAGTGTTCATTTTATGTGCTCATAGTCATCATATTACTTTAAGATGGTACTGTATCATAAATTGCACTACAGAATATCATAAGTTATGCAAGTGTGCATTTTCTTAATCAGCATACATCACATGTTCACAGCaggcatatactgtatttgATATCAGAACTGCAACATACATACAACCAGTTTACATAGGGGAATGTGTTAAGCTTGGCATATTGCAGACATCTTACCCATGCATTGTTTCATCTCACCTCTACTCAAGTCAATGTGCAAGTAGTATTAAAATGAGTAATATTTAGTCACTGCTTCAGTCTTCCAAGGCTTATGAAGAAAAAGAATGGGCATGCGAGGACACAAGTGTATTGGCTGAATTGGGTGAGGCAATACACTAAATGTCCAGCAGGTGGTGAAACTGAGCATCTAAGAGAGCCAGGCAACATCTCAGCCAATCTCAAATTTGGTCTGAAGCTCTGTTGCAGGAAAGAAATGCCTGCAACAGTTCATGACGTCCATTTTATTCTATAAGCCTTTTAAGTTCACGGTCAGTAATATTTTGATAGCTAAAAACCCCTGACATGTGTTCAATGTCTTACTCAAATGCCATATAAGGAAAAAGGCTGCAATGGAGCTTCATAATCTCCACCAAGACCAGGACTCAGTCTCAGTCTTCAAATTTTATTAATCATAGAACTTTGTTCTTTACACCTATCACTCGCAAAATGTGACACCCCTTGGCATGTctgtacagcacattttatacaaaaacacatcaagggccatcaaagacaaaaaaccctttatgctttatttcatcataaatatataattcttGCACAGGaaaaagaatgcatttcaggCAGGTACAGCTTTGTCAAAGTATAAGAAAGCACTTTATGTGACCAGTGACCCTTCTTGGCAACCTATCTGCATCAATGCCCAGATGTAagcttgaaaaaacaaaatttaatacTGCTTCAGTCAAAGAGAAGTGAGTCCCGGTTTATAATTTAGTAACTTTACCAGAGAACAAAAAATCCAAACTAACCACAGAACAGCTTTTTTATGGTTCATATGTTCAAGAGCATTAAGAATCCAATTGTATATGGTGTTGCATGCTCACTATGAAgctaaacaaaaacatgacatACTGCTTTAAAGATTCTCTCTGATAGTGACCACTCACAGAACATTAGGATGGTTCTACATGGGGATGCCCCATATTCTGAAATCAGTCCAGAAatcagaaatatgtatttttgaaagttttaaagTGTATTACGTTTTACTTTTGTCCTTTTACCATAAAGCAATTCTTTTCTAAAGAGGCTTTGGTACATGACATGGAATGACACTGTTCTTCACACTCTATTAAGCAGGAGTATAGTTAACTGAATAAGCTATTCTCCAATACTCAGTAGTGTTCTTTCTTGCAGTCACTGAATACTAAGAGCGTTTCAAAATACTGCTCATAGTCTAGAGATCTCTTTAACTTAGAACTTTGTAGGCTATTTTTGAGGTGAGTTATCTGTTAATTGCCTATTTAAATGATTATACTTTTAGAATTAGTTCATTTCAGTTGGTGAAATAAGCACTGCAGCCGTAATTCACAGCAGAAAGAATATCTCAAACTTAATGACGACTGAAACAAAACCAAGTGACTAAAATGTTATTTGCTGATAATTGATTTACAGATTTAAACATTTGCAAACTGCATATATCATCATTTATCAACAACTGGAAATAACCATACAATTGACAAGAATAACCTAACCTAGATaaccaatataaaaaaataaatacaccttCTGTTGTATACTATCCTTACTGTAAACTATAAGCCAAAATACAATTACTGTGTGattaaattaaagtattttaaatttaaccaaTTTTACATCTTCATGTAAATATTCATGAGAAATAATCAGATACATTTAAGAGGATTTTCTGCACAGCATATTGCCTCATCAATGTCATGAATATTCCTGGCACAAATGTAcaatttcttggaaaaaaaattaaagagggAAATCAAAGTGAATAACGTCAGGCTCAGAATTGCACTTCTTAGTGCAGCTATCCTTTTTGTTAAAGTGTTACTAAATATCAAACAGGAACTGAATGCAATACTTCCTGCAAGAAGTAAAGGGGTAcaatcaaaacaacattttctgtaaaacacCTGACAATACAAGGGTTTAAGGATAACCTAAAGCAACTAATAGTAATAATGGATAATTGCAATTCATTGAAACAGTTCTGATAATTGTAAACACGTTGTGGTGGATATGCTGCTATTGTAAGTGTGTCCAACAAGGACACACTACATTCAGTGTAACATTATAAGCCCCTATTAAAACACATATACTAAAATAAGCATGAAATTGCCATATTATAAATCACTCCTTCTTAACTGCAGTGCATACTATGTAAAAACATGAagttaaaaacatgaaaacatgttttatgcCACCCACCATAAAGCCCATCTTTCCATAGAAAACTTTCTTTGATAGGTTCAGAGCCAAGAATGTTTTATGTATGCTTTAAGACGACTATGAATTAGACTTGACATGTGACATCCTAGAGTATCAGTGATCTAAGAAGGATCAGGCTTGTAGGACTAAGACATGCGACAGTCTTCTTTGCCTTTACCCTTGCCTTTCTTATTGCTCTTGGATGAATCTCTCCTGCCATTTTGTTCGTTGGTCTGTGATACACTTTCCTCCGTTTCCTGGCTGGCCGTTCTCTGCGTGACATTTCTCTCTGCTGCAGTCGTACATGTCCCTTCCTCAAATACGTCCTCTCCTGGTTGAGTCTCATTTTGCACTTTATCAACCTGCGCTGTGTCCGGCTCGTATCTTGGCTCTTCAGATTTGGTCAAGTGGGCCTCCACATTATCTTGGGTCTCGTTTTGGTCGGTCCCCGCTTGGGGTTCGGCCTTGCTGCCATCCTCCTGTTCTCCCCCACCTTCTGTGGGTGTTGATCCTGCTCCTTCATCCTCATGGGTCCCTCCTCCTGAGACCAAATTTGCTGACACTTCAAGATCatcctcaaattcaaatgattcTCCTTCCTCATTTTCATCCTCCTCCTTGTGGTTGTCCACCTCCTCCTGGGGCAGAGGCTCAACCTCATCCAGCTTTTCTTCTACCACCAATGTGTCTTCCTCTTCTTTGGATAGGCCCTCATCTATCATGCTGTCTACCTGCTGCTGGTCAGCAGAttccccactctctcttcctGAGTCCTGGCTATTTGTTTCAGTGCTGGAAGTGCCCAGTCCTTCAGCATCATCACAGTGTTCTTTCCCAGGGCAATTCCCATCTTCTGTgatcccctgccccccttctgTAGATTCTTCTCCGTGTCCcatactgccctctggtggtacGTTTACACTGGCATCCTCTTCTGGTATTGCCATATTCTCTGACTCTTCCGTCTCTTGCTCCACAGAGTTGTCTATGGATGGCTGCTTTTCTCCAGGAAAGTCAGGTGAATCAGTCAGCTCATCCTGCATCAGTGATTCAGCCTCCTTACAGCTGTCAAGGTCTTCAGTTGCTCCTGTCTCAGATGGTGCGGCAGCCAGTTCTTCCGTTTCTGAGGATGGACTTAAGAGTACACATTCCTGGGTGCCTTgattctccacactttcctgtGATGGTGCTTTTACACTGGGGTCCTCTTCTGGTATCGCTATGTTCTCTGGCTCTTCCCTCTCTAGCTCCACAGAGTTGTCCACAGATGGCTGCTTTTCTTCAAGAATGTTGAGTGGGTCAGTCGGTTCATCCTGCAACAGTGATTCGGCCTCCTCACAGCTGTCAATGTCTTCAGTTGTCCCTGTCTCAGGTGGTGCAGCAGCCAGGTCTTCAGTTTCTATGGATAGACTTGAGGGCACATATTCCTGGGTGCCCTGGCTCCCCTGAGGTTGCACCTtgttcctgtctgtgcctgtctccATTTCCTCCAAGCTTTGCTCTTGGGCAGAGCCTAAGTTAACACAATCTGCAATATATGTAGTCAGGTCAGATTCAGATTTACCTGCATTTTCAACCTCCTGGTCAAGCGCACTTTCACCCTTGAGGTCATCTGTGTTCTCAAGCTTTGGGTTTGGTTCATTTGCAGCCACTGGGTCACCAGTCTTGCCGGCCTCTGCCTCTTGAGTTTCAGGGCTTTGTTCTTCCTTCACCTCTTCTGTGTCATTTCTTGTCTGAGTTTCCACCTGAGAAGCAGGCCCTGACAGCTGAGTGTCCTCCACCTTCTCAAACCCGTCGGCATTATCAGCACCAGCTGCGGACATGGGACAGCCCTCCAGAGGCTtgactttctctgtttttgccAAGATTTCGACTGCCTCATTATTAGCCCGTTCTCCTTCAAAGAGTGAGGGTTTGTTCTCTCTATTAGTCATGGTATCATCCTCCAAGCCTTCCGGTAGAGTGCTGGTCTCAGATTTCTCCCCTTTTTCTGATGTGAGGTGCTCCCTGCTGGATATCTCAGCTTGCTCTACTAACTCTTCCACTGTACTTACGCTGCTCTCCGGCATGTCCCCATCATCGTCATCTGGTTTTTCACATTCTTTGGAGCTGCTCTCATGCACTCCACCTTTCTTgcctttcttcttcctcttttttttcttttttcctgaggCGCCACTTCGATCTTGTTGCGGTGTATTCGTGGCCGTCTGTGCAGGGGGTTCTTCTGCTTTCTGTTGGCTCTGTTGAGCTGTCGGAGGATGAGGCAAGCCTGTGGTCAAAGAGTCACCTGACTGAGCTTTGTCCTGATCAGCGCCATTGAGTTGCTTTGAATCCATGGCAAAAGTCCCTGGTCCTTGTTCCATATTGGGGACCTCTGTTGAGCCAGGATCCTTTGCGGCCAAACTTGAACACTTCTCGTCATCCTCACCACTCTTCATGTCCCCAAACTCACCCATTTTAGCTGATTTCAAAACTTTTTCTGCCCCATCTCTGTCTCTAAACTCCTCTATCTCACTTCCCTGTTCTGGGCTGAGATGGTTGGTTTCTAGCCATTCGGCTGTGTCTTTGCTGTCATTCTTGTGGCACTCCAGTGCACTGCTCTCTGCAGCGTTTTCCAACATGTCTTCAATTTGGATGGATCCATCCACACATGATTCTGTATTTTCAAAGCCCTCTTTGAAATCCCCCTGTGCTGCATCTTGTACTGCATTTAGATTTTCATACGCTACTTCGTCCTTTGATTTTTCCTGTACAAGGGCTTCACTAACTGATCTGGCTTCTAGATTATTCTCAGCAGCACTTTCCACCTCTCCTAACCCAGCACTGTTACATCTTTCACCTACATCTTCTGACCTCTCATGAATGACCTTGTTCTCTCCCTTATCTGCGCTGTTTCCTACACTTTCTACTTCACCCGTCATCTCT contains:
- the lrrfip1a gene encoding golgin subfamily A member 4 isoform X29, translated to MGTQGTGRKRIPNRERLTAEDDALNQIARQAEARLAAKRAARAEAREIRMKELERQQKEIYQVQKKYYGLDNKWGDIEQWMEDSERYSRHSRRNTSVSDDEERMSVGSRGSLRVEERSDRDFLEKGSRTASTLSAATLASLGGTSSRRGSGDTALSVDTEASIREIKEIHELKDQIQDVEAKHMQSLKEVKDSLVEVEEKYRKAMVSNAQLDNEKSNLMYQVDTLKDSLMELEEQLCEARREFEAKAKDFEREKYAHSVLQFQFNEMKETLKQSEELLTEIRQLRMKQDGFVREISDLQETVEWKDKKIGALERQKEYSDAIRNERDELRDEVVQLKDVLKKHGIVLGADLTTNGEAGEGVLDGLANADSATRLAQDSQTPHAGGDGMLGKVKEAQLGGRDVEEVDSGAVLDKASVHLKKRQQGQTESLEEHDKTMIPGHPSEDHVSSQNSSRYCEITERQYPEKVRSDSTTSTDEVAPVDTGHSNGVESYACPHSITESDNRPVCHPEVQVVITGPEEEMTGEVESVGNSADKGENKVIHERSEDVGERCNSAGLGEVESAAENNLEARSVSEALVQEKSKDEVAYENLNAVQDAAQGDFKEGFENTESCVDGSIQIEDMLENAAESSALECHKNDSKDTAEWLETNHLSPEQGSEIEEFRDRDGAEKVLKSAKMGEFGDMKSGEDDEKCSSLAAKDPGSTEVPNMEQGPGTFAMDSKQLNGADQDKAQSGDSLTTGLPHPPTAQQSQQKAEEPPAQTATNTPQQDRSGASGKKKKKRKKKGKKGGVHESSSKECEKPDDDDGDMPESSVSTVEELVEQAEISSREHLTSEKGEKSETSTLPEGLEDDTMTNRENKPSLFEGERANNEAVEILAKTEKVKPLEGCPMSAAGADNADGFEKVEDTQLSGPASQVETQTRNDTEEVKEEQSPETQEAEAGKTGDPVAANEPNPKLENTDDLKGESALDQEVENAGKSESDLTTYIADCVNLGSAQEQSLEEMETGTDRNKVQPQGSQGTQEYVPSSLSIETEDLAAAPPETGTTEDIDSCEEAESLLQDEPTDPLNILEEKQPSVDNSVELEREEPENIAIPEEDPSVKAPSQESVENQGTQECVLLSPSSETEELAAAPSETGATEDLDSCKEAESLMQDELTDSPDFPGEKQPSIDNSVEQETEESENMAIPEEDASVNVPPEGSMGHGEESTEGGQGITEDGNCPGKEHCDDAEGLGTSSTETNSQDSGRESGESADQQQVDSMIDEGLSKEEEDTLVVEEKLDEVEPLPQEEVDNHKEEDENEEGESFEFEDDLEVSANLVSGGGTHEDEGAGSTPTEGGGEQEDGSKAEPQAGTDQNETQDNVEAHLTKSEEPRYEPDTAQVDKVQNETQPGEDVFEEGTCTTAAERNVTQRTASQETEESVSQTNEQNGRRDSSKSNKKGKGKGKEDCRMS
- the lrrfip1a gene encoding leucine-rich repeat flightless-interacting protein 1 isoform X30, which produces MGTQGTGRKRIPNRERLTAEDDALNQIARQAEARLAAKRAARAEAREIRMKELERQQKEEDSERYSRHSRRNTSVSDDEERMSVGSRGSLRVEERSDRDFLEKGSRTASTLSAATLASLGGTSSRRGSGDTALSVDTEASIREIKEIHELKDQIQDVEAKHMQSLKEVKDSLVEVEEKYRKAMVSNAQLDNEKSNLMYQVDTLKDSLMELEEQLCEARREFEAKAKDFEREKYAHSVLQFQFNEMKETLKQSEELLTEIRQLRMKQDGFVREISDLQETVEWKDKKIGALERQKEYSDAIRNERDELRDEVVQLKDVLKKHGIVLGADLTTNGEAGEGVLDGLANADSATRLAQDSQTPHAGGDGMLGKVKEAQLGGRDVEEVDSGAVLDKASVHLKKRQQGQTESLEEHDKTMIPGHPSEDHVSSQNSSRYCEITERQYPEKVRSDSTTSTDEVAPVDTGHSNGVESYACPHSITESDNRPVCHPEVQVVITGPEEEMTGEVESVGNSADKGENKVIHERSEDVGERCNSAGLGEVESAAENNLEARSVSEALVQEKSKDEVAYENLNAVQDAAQGDFKEGFENTESCVDGSIQIEDMLENAAESSALECHKNDSKDTAEWLETNHLSPEQGSEIEEFRDRDGAEKVLKSAKMGEFGDMKSGEDDEKCSSLAAKDPGSTEVPNMEQGPGTFAMDSKQLNGADQDKAQSGDSLTTGLPHPPTAQQSQQKAEEPPAQTATNTPQQDRSGASGKKKKKRKKKGKKGGVHESSSKECEKPDDDDGDMPESSVSTVEELVEQAEISSREHLTSEKGEKSETSTLPEGLEDDTMTNRENKPSLFEGERANNEAVEILAKTEKVKPLEGCPMSAAGADNADGFEKVEDTQLSGPASQVETQTRNDTEEVKEEQSPETQEAEAGKTGDPVAANEPNPKLENTDDLKGESALDQEVENAGKSESDLTTYIADCVNLGSAQEQSLEEMETGTDRNKVQPQGSQGTQEYVPSSLSIETEDLAAAPPETGTTEDIDSCEEAESLLQDEPTDPLNILEEKQPSVDNSVELEREEPENIAIPEEDPSVKAPSQESVENQGTQECVLLSPSSETEELAAAPSETGATEDLDSCKEAESLMQDELTDSPDFPGEKQPSIDNSVEQETEESENMAIPEEDASVNVPPEGSMGHGEESTEGGQGITEDGNCPGKEHCDDAEGLGTSSTETNSQDSGRESGESADQQQVDSMIDEGLSKEEEDTLVVEEKLDEVEPLPQEEVDNHKEEDENEEGESFEFEDDLEVSANLVSGGGTHEDEGAGSTPTEGGGEQEDGSKAEPQAGTDQNETQDNVEAHLTKSEEPRYEPDTAQVDKVQNETQPGEDVFEEGTCTTAAERNVTQRTASQETEESVSQTNEQNGRRDSSKSNKKGKGKGKEDCRMS